The following coding sequences lie in one Vibrio casei genomic window:
- a CDS encoding ABC transporter substrate-binding protein produces the protein MLTNIKKTAIAAAVLSVAATGFTSVASAAERSELTIVPDFYPTMVRNFNPYLGATNLKTTTDFIYEPLVIFNEMHGNTPVMRLAKDFKMSDDLMTVTFDIREGVKWSDGKTFTANDVVYSFNLIKEKPALDQSGINKWIKSIEKKGDYQVIFHLTEANSNVPYEISKVPVVAEHVWKDVKDPTSFTNENPVGTGPFTEIDTFTPQLYIQCKNPNYWDAKNLNVDCLRVPQIANNDQLLSKIVNSELDWTSSFVPDIDKTYASVSPNHHYWYPASGTQAFMVNFKEKDAAKKEALTNVDFRRAFSMALDRQTIIDIAFYGGGTVNDFASGLGYAFEAWSDEAVHNKYKGYNTYNVEGSKALLKKAGFIDKNGDGFVDTPSGKPFELLIQSPNGWTDFNNTVQLAVEQLEEVGIKAKARTPDFAVYNQAMLEGNYDVAYTNYFHGADPHTYWNSAYNSALQGGDGMPRFAMHFFKNDKLDSLLNSFYKTADKQEQLKIAHNIQQIIAENQVTIPVLSGAQFFQYNTKRFTGWWNEKNPKGRPSIWAGIPERLLQVLDLKPVK, from the coding sequence ATGCTTACCAATATAAAAAAAACAGCTATCGCAGCAGCAGTACTTTCTGTCGCAGCAACAGGTTTTACTTCGGTAGCCTCAGCAGCAGAGCGAAGCGAATTAACGATTGTGCCCGATTTTTACCCTACAATGGTACGTAACTTTAACCCGTACCTAGGTGCAACCAACCTAAAAACAACCACTGACTTCATTTATGAACCATTGGTTATATTCAATGAAATGCACGGTAACACTCCGGTAATGCGCCTTGCAAAAGATTTCAAAATGTCTGATGACCTAATGACCGTAACCTTCGATATTCGTGAAGGCGTAAAATGGTCTGACGGTAAAACATTTACGGCTAATGATGTGGTTTACTCTTTCAATTTAATAAAAGAAAAACCAGCACTTGACCAATCCGGCATCAATAAGTGGATAAAGAGCATAGAGAAAAAAGGTGATTATCAAGTTATCTTCCACCTAACAGAAGCAAACTCAAACGTACCTTATGAAATTTCTAAAGTACCCGTGGTTGCTGAACACGTATGGAAAGATGTTAAAGATCCAACGAGCTTCACCAACGAAAACCCCGTTGGTACAGGGCCATTTACCGAGATCGACACCTTTACTCCGCAACTTTATATTCAGTGTAAAAACCCGAATTATTGGGATGCGAAAAACCTAAACGTGGATTGTTTACGTGTCCCACAAATCGCAAACAACGACCAATTATTGAGTAAGATCGTAAACTCAGAACTTGATTGGACGTCTTCATTTGTCCCTGATATTGACAAAACATATGCATCAGTGAGCCCTAATCACCATTACTGGTACCCAGCATCGGGTACTCAAGCGTTCATGGTGAACTTTAAAGAAAAAGATGCAGCGAAAAAAGAAGCGTTAACTAACGTTGATTTCCGCCGTGCTTTCTCGATGGCACTTGATCGCCAAACGATCATTGATATTGCTTTCTACGGTGGTGGTACTGTCAATGATTTCGCTTCAGGTCTCGGTTATGCGTTTGAAGCATGGTCTGATGAAGCCGTTCATAACAAATACAAAGGCTACAACACCTATAACGTTGAAGGCTCAAAAGCATTATTGAAAAAAGCGGGCTTTATTGACAAAAACGGTGATGGATTTGTTGATACCCCGTCAGGAAAGCCTTTTGAGCTATTAATTCAATCACCAAACGGTTGGACTGACTTTAACAACACCGTACAACTTGCGGTTGAGCAACTTGAAGAAGTTGGCATTAAAGCAAAAGCACGTACGCCTGACTTTGCGGTTTATAATCAAGCGATGCTAGAAGGCAATTACGATGTAGCTTATACCAACTACTTCCATGGCGCGGATCCACATACTTACTGGAACTCAGCGTATAACTCAGCACTACAAGGTGGTGATGGGATGCCTCGTTTTGCTATGCACTTCTTTAAAAATGATAAGTTAGATTCATTGTTAAACAGCTTCTACAAAACCGCTGACAAGCAAGAGCAGCTAAAAATTGCTCATAACATCCAGCAAATCATTGCTGAAAATCAAGTAACGATTCCGGTTCTATCTGGTGCTCAATTCTTCCAATACAATACTAAACGCTTCACTGGTTGGTGGAATGAGAAAAACCCGAAAGGTCGTCCAAGTATTTGGGCTGGCATTCCTGAGCGTCTACTACAAGTTCTGGATCTAAAACCAGTTAAGTAA
- a CDS encoding ABC transporter permease, giving the protein MGFFLKRLGFYFIALIVAATINFAIPRAMPGDPVTMMFANATSQVTPERIAAMKELLGFVEGGPLVQYYAYLKNILSWNLGTSIQFYPLSVSDLLGGAFGWSLFLAGTAVIFSFSIGSVLGIFAAWKRGSKYDTFISPGMLVIQAVPQVVIAMLAMFVFAVGLRWFPTGYAYTAGNLPDWTSWEFIKDVAYHAVLPLFCASVVQIGGFLINMRNNMINLLSEDYITMAKGKGLSENRVVFNYAARNAMLPSVTALSMSLGMAIGGQLIVEIIFNYPGLGTVLFNAINARDYQVLQGQLLIMTLFMLFFNLLADMLYVVLDPRLRKGGK; this is encoded by the coding sequence ATGGGATTTTTCTTAAAACGTTTAGGTTTTTATTTTATCGCGCTTATCGTCGCTGCGACGATCAACTTTGCGATTCCACGAGCAATGCCAGGTGACCCAGTGACCATGATGTTTGCTAATGCAACCTCACAGGTAACTCCTGAACGAATTGCCGCGATGAAAGAGCTATTAGGCTTTGTCGAAGGCGGTCCACTGGTTCAATATTATGCTTATTTGAAAAATATTCTTAGTTGGAATTTAGGAACCTCTATCCAGTTCTACCCTCTTTCTGTATCAGACCTATTAGGTGGTGCATTCGGGTGGTCATTATTCCTAGCGGGTACTGCCGTTATCTTCTCCTTCTCGATTGGTTCAGTACTCGGTATTTTTGCTGCTTGGAAACGTGGCAGTAAATACGACACATTTATTTCACCAGGGATGTTAGTCATCCAAGCGGTACCACAGGTGGTTATCGCTATGCTCGCGATGTTTGTCTTCGCCGTAGGTTTGCGCTGGTTCCCAACAGGCTATGCCTATACCGCAGGTAACCTTCCGGATTGGACAAGCTGGGAATTCATTAAAGATGTCGCCTATCACGCAGTTCTTCCTTTATTTTGTGCGTCGGTTGTGCAAATTGGTGGCTTCTTAATCAACATGCGTAACAACATGATTAATCTGTTAAGTGAAGATTACATCACCATGGCAAAAGGTAAGGGATTAAGCGAAAACCGAGTGGTCTTTAACTACGCCGCTCGTAATGCCATGCTGCCTAGTGTCACCGCTCTCTCTATGTCTCTTGGTATGGCGATTGGTGGTCAACTTATCGTTGAAATTATCTTTAACTACCCCGGTTTAGGAACGGTTCTTTTCAATGCAATTAACGCTCGTGATTACCAAGTTCTTCAAGGGCAACTTCTTATCATGACGTTATTTATGCTTTTCTTTAACTTACTCGCCGATATGTTGTATGTCGTGCTTGACCCTCGCCTACGTAAGGGAGGCAAATAA
- a CDS encoding ABC transporter permease yields the protein MKALIKLLSSNPKALTGFIILSIFVLMAVFAPLITKHAPDKRTGNPHEYPATIVKIAKTSPDGWVATNLADDRRTMAMSKKADHELGTSRMGRDIWSQLVYGARVSLGVGFGAGLVVCFLATVIGVSAGYFGGKIDDILTAAMNIMLVIPQYPLLFVLAAFIGEAGPLTIALIIGCTSWAWGARVVRAQTLSLREKEFVKAAEVLGESSFRIIFVEILPNLISIVGASFIGSVMYAIMMEATISFLGLGDPSTISWGIMLYNVQTSSAILVGAWWELITPCLALTTLAVGLALLNFAVDEVANPQLRSHKGMKRWKKIAAQKKKVREPELPTQNALLSGEK from the coding sequence ATGAAAGCTCTCATTAAATTATTATCCAGTAATCCCAAAGCCCTAACAGGTTTTATAATTTTAAGCATTTTCGTATTAATGGCGGTATTCGCCCCTCTCATTACCAAACATGCACCAGATAAACGTACGGGTAATCCTCATGAATACCCAGCCACTATCGTCAAAATAGCTAAAACCAGCCCAGATGGTTGGGTTGCGACTAATCTTGCAGACGATCGACGCACCATGGCGATGTCTAAAAAAGCAGACCATGAACTTGGAACCTCTCGTATGGGCCGTGATATCTGGTCACAATTGGTCTATGGAGCCCGAGTATCCTTGGGGGTAGGCTTTGGCGCGGGACTGGTGGTATGTTTCTTAGCTACTGTAATAGGTGTATCAGCAGGTTACTTTGGCGGTAAGATCGATGATATTTTAACCGCAGCAATGAACATTATGCTGGTGATTCCACAGTACCCATTATTATTCGTCTTGGCCGCTTTCATTGGCGAGGCAGGGCCATTAACCATAGCCTTAATCATAGGGTGTACCTCCTGGGCTTGGGGTGCTCGCGTAGTAAGAGCCCAAACATTATCTTTACGGGAAAAAGAATTTGTAAAAGCGGCTGAAGTGTTAGGTGAATCATCATTCAGAATTATTTTTGTTGAAATTTTACCAAACTTAATCTCGATTGTTGGCGCAAGCTTCATCGGTTCAGTGATGTACGCCATCATGATGGAAGCGACCATTTCTTTCCTAGGTCTTGGCGACCCAAGTACCATCAGCTGGGGTATCATGCTGTACAACGTACAAACCTCTTCCGCTATTTTGGTTGGTGCGTGGTGGGAGCTAATTACCCCCTGTCTGGCTCTGACGACCCTTGCCGTTGGTTTAGCGCTATTAAACTTTGCAGTCGATGAAGTGGCTAACCCACAATTGCGTTCACACAAAGGAATGAAACGCTGGAAAAAAATTGCAGCACAAAAAAAGAAAGTGCGTGAACCTGAATTGCCAACACAAAATGCACTTTTGAGCGGAGAAAAATAA
- a CDS encoding ABC transporter ATP-binding protein, which translates to MTQPLISIRNLCVDYITDAGDVRAVNNVSFDIAPGEVFGLAGESGCGKSTVAFSLMQLHKPPAFITGGEVIFNGENILDYSEHRIQSFRWSEMSMVFQSAMNALNPVLPMEEQFCDVIMRHTNMTRDQAKKRAEGLLEIVDIHPDRLGDYPHQFSGGMRQRLVIAIALALNPKMIIMDEPTTALDVVVQREILQKIYALKEEFGFSILFITHDLSLMVEFSDRIGIMYSGELIEVAPSKEILESPYHPYTRGLGSSFPPLTGPKTKLTGIPGNPLNLLEIPQGCRFQARCDRVHDTCRQVATQLRQIEPGRLSNCHLYGEPIVQAKV; encoded by the coding sequence ATGACTCAACCACTAATTTCAATCCGCAATTTATGCGTAGACTACATCACTGACGCGGGCGATGTTCGCGCAGTCAATAACGTAAGCTTTGATATTGCTCCTGGTGAAGTATTTGGTTTAGCGGGGGAATCGGGCTGTGGTAAATCCACGGTGGCTTTCTCGCTAATGCAGTTACACAAGCCACCCGCATTCATTACTGGCGGTGAAGTCATCTTCAATGGTGAGAACATCCTCGACTACAGTGAACATCGTATCCAATCTTTTCGTTGGAGCGAAATGTCGATGGTATTCCAAAGCGCTATGAATGCTTTGAACCCCGTATTGCCAATGGAAGAGCAATTTTGCGATGTGATCATGCGCCATACCAATATGACACGAGACCAAGCAAAAAAACGCGCTGAAGGTTTGTTAGAAATTGTTGATATTCACCCAGATCGTTTGGGCGACTACCCTCACCAGTTTTCTGGAGGTATGCGTCAGCGCCTCGTGATCGCGATTGCATTAGCGCTTAATCCCAAAATGATCATTATGGATGAACCTACAACTGCTCTGGACGTCGTTGTACAACGTGAAATTTTACAAAAAATTTATGCCTTAAAAGAAGAATTTGGATTCTCAATTTTATTCATTACTCATGACTTATCGTTAATGGTCGAATTCTCGGACCGTATCGGAATCATGTACTCAGGTGAATTAATTGAAGTCGCGCCTTCTAAAGAAATTTTAGAATCGCCATACCACCCTTATACACGAGGATTAGGATCTTCATTTCCTCCGTTAACGGGCCCAAAAACCAAATTAACAGGCATTCCTGGTAATCCTTTAAACTTGTTAGAAATTCCACAAGGCTGTCGATTCCAAGCGCGTTGCGATCGCGTGCATGACACATGCCGTCAAGTCGCGACACAACTGCGTCAGATTGAGCCAGGACGATTATCAAACTGCCATTTATATGGCGAACCAATCGTACAAGCAAAAGTTTAA
- a CDS encoding ABC transporter ATP-binding protein, with translation MSSSDKYGKLLVEGKNLIKDFPISSSSLKQPMMRAINDVSFKMYKSRGLAVVGESGSGKSTTAKMIAKMYAPTAGMIEYKGRDIQDIKKKQDLMHYREGVQMVWQDPFGSLNPTHNIFHHIARPLIIHNKVKASDKKELQERIYELLEQVGLNPAKETAAKFPHQLSGGQRQRVNLARNIAVGAEVVLADEPTSMLDVSIRAGVLNLMEEMKFDKQMSLLYITHDIATARYIAEDLSVMYVGHMVEWGDTDEIIHDPQHPYTQLLVSAVPDPKKSIHEKLKGNKGEIPLWTPESVGCPFAGRCLHVTDKCREKMPGVTQLADNHFVRCYLFEK, from the coding sequence ATGAGCTCATCAGACAAATATGGAAAATTGCTGGTTGAAGGGAAAAACTTAATTAAAGATTTCCCGATCAGCAGTAGTTCACTAAAACAACCTATGATGCGTGCGATCAACGACGTATCTTTTAAAATGTACAAAAGTCGTGGCTTAGCCGTGGTCGGTGAATCAGGTTCTGGTAAATCCACCACCGCGAAAATGATCGCCAAAATGTATGCCCCAACAGCGGGTATGATTGAGTACAAAGGTCGCGATATCCAAGATATCAAGAAGAAACAAGATCTCATGCACTACCGTGAAGGTGTACAAATGGTATGGCAAGACCCATTTGGCTCATTAAACCCAACACACAATATTTTTCACCATATTGCTCGTCCTTTAATCATTCACAATAAAGTGAAAGCCAGTGATAAAAAGGAACTTCAAGAGCGTATTTATGAACTTTTAGAACAAGTAGGATTAAACCCAGCCAAAGAAACTGCGGCTAAATTTCCCCATCAACTTTCAGGTGGCCAACGTCAACGTGTCAATCTAGCGCGTAATATTGCAGTAGGTGCTGAAGTCGTGCTAGCAGATGAACCAACATCGATGTTGGATGTTTCAATACGTGCAGGTGTTTTGAACTTAATGGAAGAAATGAAGTTCGATAAACAAATGTCATTACTTTATATCACACATGACATTGCCACGGCGCGTTATATAGCGGAAGACCTTTCTGTTATGTATGTAGGTCACATGGTCGAATGGGGGGATACCGATGAGATCATTCACGATCCACAACACCCCTATACTCAGCTTTTGGTTTCAGCGGTACCCGATCCGAAGAAATCCATTCATGAAAAATTAAAAGGCAATAAAGGGGAAATCCCACTTTGGACACCAGAATCCGTTGGATGCCCATTTGCCGGCCGTTGCTTACATGTCACCGACAAATGCCGTGAAAAAATGCCAGGGGTCACTCAACTCGCTGACAATCACTTTGTTCGTTGCTATTTGTTTGAAAAATAA
- a CDS encoding glycoside hydrolase family 9 protein, whose translation MKILTNHIGYPCLSSKNAVVLASTLNENITAHLVNAHTHRIEKEFSVTPIGKVANWHQGQFYSIDFSEFTTSGLYYLSIGSSQSHPFKINNNLLMKQTFSDVLHYFKSQRCGGMFEQQDHQIPIVNTQTTFDVHGGWYDASGDVSKYFSHLSYANYLNPQQTPMVVWNMLKGLSLTNDMTAFAPFSAVRLTEEALFGADFLVRMQNPKGFFYMTVFDKWSKDPKQREICAYETQNGHKLSDYQAGFRQGGGVTIAALAAASRLDQHGDYTQNQYLEAAVKGYQHLCKYNTQYLNDGTENIIDEYCALLAATELFKTTQKNDYLFEARRWAKALMSRQFSDQNCSHYWSANEDGSRPYFHAAEAGLPVIALTEYVSIENDTILKKQTLSVIENALRFELTITHNVNNPFSYPRQYVKAVDGDKREAFFVAQKNESGYWWQGENARLASLSTMASIVQPYLTDLGLKCQLKRFAQSSLDWILGLNPYDMCMLDGHGHNNPNYLPELGFFNAKGGVCNGITSGFDDEQDIAFNPEGQKDDMLQNWRWAEQWIPHGAWYLLAIIAQQNHLDTENKEPSHG comes from the coding sequence ATGAAAATTCTTACTAACCATATTGGTTATCCGTGTTTAAGCAGTAAAAATGCGGTTGTACTGGCCTCCACTCTCAATGAGAACATAACCGCTCACTTAGTCAATGCTCATACTCATCGTATTGAAAAGGAATTTTCTGTCACACCGATAGGTAAAGTCGCGAATTGGCATCAAGGTCAATTCTATTCCATTGATTTTTCAGAATTTACAACATCAGGCCTATACTATCTATCGATAGGTTCATCACAATCTCATCCTTTTAAAATCAATAATAATCTATTGATGAAACAGACGTTTTCCGATGTTTTACATTACTTTAAATCACAACGCTGTGGTGGGATGTTTGAGCAACAAGATCATCAAATTCCAATTGTAAACACGCAAACCACCTTTGATGTTCATGGCGGTTGGTACGATGCATCGGGAGATGTAAGTAAATATTTTAGCCACTTATCTTATGCCAACTATTTAAACCCACAGCAAACCCCAATGGTAGTTTGGAATATGTTGAAAGGGTTGTCATTAACAAATGACATGACGGCTTTTGCCCCATTTTCGGCTGTACGATTAACCGAAGAAGCGTTGTTTGGCGCTGACTTTTTGGTTCGTATGCAGAACCCTAAAGGTTTCTTCTATATGACGGTATTCGATAAATGGAGTAAAGATCCTAAGCAACGAGAAATCTGCGCTTACGAAACGCAAAACGGCCATAAACTTAGTGATTATCAAGCAGGTTTTCGTCAAGGTGGTGGGGTTACCATTGCTGCTCTCGCCGCTGCTTCACGCTTAGATCAACACGGTGATTACACACAAAACCAATACCTTGAAGCTGCCGTTAAAGGTTATCAACACCTTTGCAAATATAACACTCAATATTTAAACGATGGTACGGAAAATATCATTGATGAGTATTGCGCATTGTTGGCAGCAACCGAGCTATTTAAAACTACACAAAAAAATGACTATTTATTCGAAGCAAGACGTTGGGCTAAAGCGTTAATGAGTCGCCAATTTAGTGACCAAAACTGTTCACATTATTGGTCTGCCAATGAAGATGGCTCTCGTCCATACTTCCATGCAGCTGAAGCAGGGTTACCTGTTATCGCATTAACTGAATACGTCTCCATCGAAAACGATACAATATTAAAAAAACAAACTCTTAGTGTGATTGAAAATGCACTGCGATTTGAATTAACCATTACTCATAATGTAAATAACCCATTTAGCTACCCACGCCAGTATGTAAAAGCGGTTGATGGCGATAAACGAGAGGCCTTCTTTGTCGCACAAAAGAATGAATCAGGTTACTGGTGGCAAGGTGAAAATGCACGCTTAGCATCACTGTCAACCATGGCAAGCATAGTTCAACCATACCTCACCGACCTAGGTCTAAAATGCCAATTAAAACGTTTTGCACAATCGTCTTTAGATTGGATATTAGGGCTAAATCCTTACGACATGTGCATGCTTGATGGTCATGGACACAACAATCCTAATTACCTACCTGAACTGGGTTTTTTTAACGCCAAAGGTGGCGTATGTAACGGTATTACTTCTGGTTTTGATGATGAGCAAGACATTGCTTTTAACCCTGAAGGCCAAAAAGACGACATGCTACAAAACTGGCGTTGGGCAGAACAATGGATCCCGCACGGTGCATGGTATTTATTGGCGATCATTGCCCAACAGAATCATTTAGATACTGAAAATAAGGAGCCATCCCATGGCTGA
- a CDS encoding N-acetylglucosamine kinase has protein sequence MADLFVGIDGGGTSCRARIRDHQGKLIGEGKSGSANILLGVEVAMVSIIEAIEQASQGYGITQQDYSHMHLGLALAAAEQKSSWQSFMSLSHPFASMVLNTDAYGACLGAHNGNDGAIMIAGTGSCGLLIHQGKHHIVGGREFPISDLGGGAIMGLRLIQYTLLTQDDIKPSSPITNIVMQHFNHDVDTIVEWSKTAKPCEYGQFSPQIFSCASQGDQVAITLLKETAQDIDMYLLALIKKGANAISLMGGIGEHIVPYLSQMTQSHLVSAKKDAIEGALMMANNPQHNLYSFAC, from the coding sequence ATGGCTGATCTTTTTGTGGGAATCGATGGGGGTGGCACCTCTTGTCGCGCACGCATTCGCGATCATCAAGGAAAGCTGATAGGTGAAGGCAAAAGTGGCAGTGCTAATATTTTACTCGGTGTCGAAGTGGCAATGGTGTCTATCATTGAAGCCATTGAACAAGCAAGCCAAGGCTATGGGATCACCCAGCAAGACTATTCTCATATGCACCTTGGTTTAGCACTAGCGGCCGCTGAACAAAAATCCTCATGGCAATCTTTCATGTCTTTATCCCACCCATTTGCCAGTATGGTACTGAATACCGATGCTTATGGAGCTTGTTTGGGTGCTCATAACGGTAATGATGGTGCCATCATGATTGCTGGTACAGGTTCATGTGGCCTTTTAATCCACCAAGGTAAACATCATATTGTCGGCGGCCGTGAATTTCCAATTTCCGATCTTGGTGGTGGTGCGATCATGGGGCTAAGGCTCATTCAATACACCTTACTGACTCAAGATGACATTAAACCAAGTAGCCCAATCACCAACATCGTCATGCAACACTTTAATCACGATGTCGACACCATTGTTGAATGGTCAAAAACCGCTAAGCCTTGTGAGTATGGTCAATTTTCCCCACAAATTTTTAGTTGTGCCAGTCAAGGTGACCAAGTGGCTATCACTTTATTAAAAGAAACCGCGCAAGACATTGATATGTACTTATTGGCACTTATCAAAAAAGGCGCAAATGCCATTTCGCTGATGGGCGGGATCGGTGAACACATCGTCCCCTATCTCAGTCAAATGACACAATCACATCTCGTCTCCGCTAAAAAAGATGCGATTGAAGGTGCTTTAATGATGGCAAATAACCCTCAACACAACCTGTATTCATTCGCTTGTTGA
- a CDS encoding beta-N-acetylhexosaminidase, which produces MNYRIDLSVLEEQENYTRFGFTLHNLSDQDLHHWDIHLSFRRFIQPESLTQGTIEQVGAYCVIQPPQETILLANHHYYVEFGCHTAPFQLLSDGFDDAFIQMKNNGEIVNVNVAITPIALASAYKQSSSIPVVAANFEGIIPNPQSQQSRQGHFNLTQTIVFQFYSNQAQSALTWLAEEFSGILDNTIKMSSQGNVCFVMTPNLADGAYKLEIQEKQILLEASSTSGFMYASASLLQLVNHQINNQSTELPCVLIQDKPRFTHRGMMLDCARHFHSVDTVKRLINQLVQLKFNVFHWHLTDDEGWRIEIKAFPELTRIGAWRGLDTPIEPQYSNLSGKHGGFYSQDDIRDIIQYAAERNITVIPEIDIPGHCRAAIKSLPDLLVDPEDQSEYRSIQYYTDNVLSPGLEGTYTFIDTVLEEISHLFPAPYIHIGADEVPDGVWKKSPKCQALMATHGYQNEKELQGHLLSYTEDKIKSLGKRMLGWEEVQHGDKVSKDTIVYSWHSEKAGLHCARNGFDVVLQPAQYTYLDIIQDYSSTEFGVNWAGVVPLEKSYGYEPLSELDPDDPIRQHIFGIQCGLWCEIIDNQDRIDYMIFPRLLAIAEACWTEKQHRDWDDFLSRLYGHLPTLTRQGVNFRPLK; this is translated from the coding sequence ATGAATTATCGAATTGATCTCTCTGTTCTTGAAGAACAAGAAAACTATACTCGTTTTGGCTTCACGCTTCATAATTTAAGCGATCAAGATTTACACCACTGGGATATTCATCTTAGCTTTCGACGCTTCATCCAACCGGAATCTTTAACTCAAGGGACGATTGAACAAGTGGGCGCTTATTGTGTGATTCAGCCCCCCCAAGAAACCATATTATTGGCTAACCACCATTATTATGTTGAATTTGGCTGCCATACGGCACCATTTCAATTACTGTCCGATGGGTTTGATGATGCATTCATTCAAATGAAAAACAACGGTGAGATTGTTAATGTTAACGTCGCCATTACGCCTATTGCTTTAGCTTCTGCTTATAAGCAAAGTTCAAGTATCCCTGTGGTGGCAGCTAACTTTGAAGGCATTATTCCTAATCCTCAAAGCCAGCAATCTCGACAAGGTCACTTTAATTTAACTCAAACGATTGTCTTTCAATTTTACAGCAATCAAGCACAGAGTGCTCTAACATGGTTGGCGGAAGAATTTAGCGGCATTTTAGATAACACCATAAAAATGAGCAGCCAAGGCAATGTTTGCTTTGTGATGACCCCCAATTTAGCCGACGGTGCTTATAAACTTGAAATACAAGAAAAACAAATCTTGTTGGAAGCTAGCTCCACCAGCGGTTTTATGTATGCCAGCGCAAGCCTACTGCAACTTGTTAACCATCAAATTAATAATCAAAGTACCGAACTGCCTTGTGTCTTGATACAAGATAAACCTCGTTTTACTCACCGCGGCATGATGCTGGACTGCGCTCGCCACTTTCATTCGGTCGACACCGTCAAGCGACTGATTAACCAACTTGTTCAATTAAAATTTAACGTTTTTCATTGGCATTTAACCGATGACGAAGGCTGGCGTATTGAAATCAAAGCCTTCCCTGAATTAACACGCATTGGTGCATGGCGTGGCTTGGACACCCCAATAGAGCCGCAATATTCCAATCTATCCGGAAAACATGGTGGCTTTTATAGCCAAGATGATATCCGTGACATTATTCAATACGCAGCAGAACGAAATATTACCGTTATCCCAGAAATTGATATTCCAGGGCATTGCCGAGCTGCCATAAAGTCACTTCCTGACTTATTAGTCGATCCTGAAGATCAATCAGAATACCGTAGTATTCAATACTACACAGACAATGTTTTATCTCCTGGGTTAGAGGGAACCTATACCTTTATTGATACCGTTTTAGAAGAAATTTCTCATCTATTCCCAGCGCCTTACATTCACATTGGTGCCGATGAAGTGCCCGATGGAGTTTGGAAAAAAAGCCCCAAATGCCAAGCATTAATGGCCACACACGGCTACCAAAATGAAAAAGAGTTACAAGGGCATCTATTGAGTTACACAGAGGACAAAATAAAGTCTTTAGGCAAGCGCATGCTTGGTTGGGAAGAAGTGCAACATGGTGACAAAGTCAGTAAAGACACCATCGTTTACTCCTGGCACAGCGAAAAAGCAGGTTTGCACTGTGCTCGTAATGGGTTTGATGTGGTGTTGCAACCTGCTCAATATACCTATTTAGACATTATTCAAGATTATTCATCGACAGAATTCGGCGTCAACTGGGCGGGAGTCGTACCGTTAGAAAAATCTTATGGGTATGAACCGTTGTCAGAACTGGATCCCGATGATCCAATCAGGCAGCATATTTTTGGCATTCAATGTGGTCTATGGTGCGAAATTATTGATAACCAAGATCGCATTGATTACATGATTTTCCCTCGCCTTCTTGCGATTGCAGAAGCGTGCTGGACAGAAAAACAACACCGAGATTGGGACGATTTTCTCTCTCGTCTTTATGGACATTTGCCAACTTTGACTCGTCAAGGTGTCAACTTCCGCCCTTTGAAATAG